The following is a genomic window from uncultured Draconibacterium sp..
CTGGTTTACAAATATATTATTATCTGAATAAAGTTCTGTCTAACCTATGTAAATTCATTATTAACAATGAATCTGTTCGCTGTTTGAATTTGCATACTGACTTTTTTTTGTATTTTTGTTCGCATAGAAACTATTTACAAAAAAAATGAATATAACTCTAAATTAAAAGCAACATTCGAAATCAATTTCTTTTATAAAAAAGATTAAACAGATATTGTTTAAAATTCAGTGTTATTTTTTAGAAGAAAATACTCAACTTTACATATTCTTATTTAATAGATTAATATAAAATCTAATCTCAAATAATTCAATACAAGATCGAAATGAAACATAAAAAAAGCGAAACTATATCTCGATTTGTTAACGAAATGTATATTCTACTAATTGGAATTGGATTAGGAAATATGATTTTTCGAAATACTAAAAGGTTCAATTTTTCAGAAATTGATGGCTTCGTTGATGTTCTCCTGGGCTTATTTGTTATTTATGTGGCCATTAGATATTGGTTGGATTGGATTGAATATATTCAAGAAGAAGTAAAAACTACAAAACGAGAATTTATCCTTGACTTCCTTATTCTTATTAATATCTTATTACTTTTTTCTTTTTTCTATAAAATAAATACTCTAATCCTATTAATGCTTTCTGTTTCAACTTTTGATTTAATTTGGACCCTAAACTACATATTTGAAAATAGAAACGAAAATAATCTAAAGTTCGTGAATATGCGGAACTGGATTATTGAGAAGTTGATAAACATCATTATTTGGGGGTGCACTTCTGTTTTCATTCTAGGCTTGAATATCGAAAGTTATTTATTAAATGCAGCAATTGTTATATCGGCTTATTCTCTTACCAGAATTATTGGTTTTAGCACACTAAGAACAAATACAAATCAACTAAAAATAGAACAAGCTGTAGAGGAGAATCTTGAAACAATTGCATCAATACACAACAGAAACATTTTAAAAAGAAACGCAATAATAGAAACAGACGGAGGTTTTCTATTAAGTCCAATCAATGTTGACAATCTTAAAGACAGGATTAAAAATAATAGTAGCTCATTTTATGTGTGTAAATTAAGAAATCGGAAGCCCGACAGAGTTATTGGATTTATGGAAATTGTTGATCAAAATAGTACTTATTTAGACAAGCTATTACAACATACCGATTGGCTTGATGATGAACATTTAAAGTTAATAAAAAGAAATAAACACGTTCATATATTGACTATTGCATCCGATATTGATTATAGAGGAATGGGAGTTGGTAGCTCATTATACGAATTTATAGAAGAAGAATTCCCATTTGGAATATATTCGGCTTTTATTGCAATTGAACCACACAGAAATAAAGCCTCTATAACTTTCCATGAAAAAAATGGTTTTATGACCGCAGGTTCTTACACGTCAAAAGAATTTGAAGGATTAAAAGACTACAAGAGTTTGTTCTATATAAAAAAGTCGATCGATTTCACTGACACCTAAGATACGATGTATATCATTTTATTTCAGATATAGAGATTGTGGCTTAAACAATGAACTTTTCAATTCTTTACTCACAGTGATAATTGGATCAATCGCCTTGTTCCTCGCTTTAAAAATGACCAGTGTTCTAGATCTAATGCTCCCTCCTACTCGTTTATGGTTTCAGGAATGATCATTCCAGTGCTGGCCGCTTTATTTTCTAAAAGTCCGAAAAAAGTTACTGCACTGTTATCCATGCTTACCGGAGGCTAATTAACGCTGGTTCTCATACTGTTGGGATTAAAACTTCCGCTGTAACTGGATGCCAATATCTTTGGAATAGGAGGACCGCTATTGGGGTACGTCTTGTTGCATCAGTAAAAAAAGAGAAGACAATAAGGATAAAAGTTTAGTGATAAAACACATTCGGAGATTCTTGAAGAAATAAATACGCTGGCAAGAAACAACAAGTACAGCAAAATAGTGTGTAAAATACCAGTACACGCCGCCCCGGTATTTCTATCCAATGGTTTTTTAGCAGAAGCGCAAATACCCGCATTTTACAACGACAGTGTGGCAGCATTTTTTGTTTCGAAGTTTCTAAACTCCGATCGGCTTTTAGATATTGAAACAGAAAAGCTCAATAACCTTAGTCAAATGCTAAAAAAGCAGGATTCAATTACGCCCGATGGTACAAATAATACAAATGTTACCGTGCGCAAACTGGAAAAGGAAGACTACGAGCAAATTACTGACATATATCGCGAAGTTTTCGTAACTTACCCTTTTCCAATACATAATCCGGACTATGTGCTAAAAACATTTCAGGATGGAACGCAGTATTTCGGAGCTGAATCGAATGGGAAACTGGTAGCTCTGGCATCGGCCGAAGTTGACGAAGAAGGCAAAAATGCCGAAATGACCGACTTTGCCACCCTACCCGACCAACGTGGTAAAAACCTGTCGGTGCTATTGTTAAATGCACTCGAAAAATCGATGAAAGAACAGGGAATTACAACCTTGTATACAATGGCCCGGCTAAATTCGATTGGAATGACAAAAACCTTCCTGAAGATGGATTATTGTTATTCGGGAACGCTGATAAAGAATACGCACATTGCCGGACAAATTGAAAGTTTAAACATTTTATATAAACATATCTGATATGAACCTGGGATACCGATGTCATTTTGCTAAAACCTGCCCGCTCTACAAAGGAGAGGAGAAAACAAAGGATATGCCTTTGCTACTTTTTAGAAACGTGTTTTGTAACCGTGGAATGAAAGGATGGAAAAACTGTAGCAGATTCAACGAATTGACGAATCAGGAAGATCAGAACAAACAATGAGTTCAAAAATATATGAGTAAAGAAACAATTGACATTCAGGAAATCAGTAACCAATTTGAAAAAGACATTTTAAAACTTTTAGAAGAAAAAGAAAAATGCGTTTATGGCGACATCATCAAAGATCTCAAACTGTCGGACAGAAGAGGCCAAAAGTTAATATATTCCCTTATTAACAAAGGTTTTGTGAAACGCGTTGATCAATCATCCTACCTCAAGCTTAATGTTGACATTAAATAATGGAGTGGATTGATCTCTCTATTTTTTGCATATACCTGTTGTCAATGCTTGCTGTAGGTGTTTATTTTCTGCGTAAAAAAAATACAGACGACTATTTTGTTGATGGACGGAAACTCAGTTGTATCCACAATTGTTATTCCTTTTGGCTTTTCTGACAAACCCTACGGTACAGATTTCAACCCATTTAATAGCAGGACTAATGCTTTCAGGAGAGTTTTCAATTCTATAAGTTGAATATAAAATTAATGATGAATGGCGGAGCAAGATTTGTTCCGCCTTTTTCTTGTTAAAACACACCTGTTTTCAACAAACAGAAATTACACTTCTGTACTTCTACGTTTTCCAGGCATCAAAACGCCACATTTTTTGCTTAAAACAGATTTATCAACATAAAACAAAACCTTCTAGTTAAAGGAGAACTCGTCCAAAAGCCTTCCATTTGTTTATAACTCAAATCAACAAAATTGCTTGAAAAAGCTTAAAATTGTCAAACGATTAGGGTTATTGTCAAGATTATCTCTTGACAATACGAGAGAGGGAATCCCGTGTAAATCGGGAGCTGTACCCGCAGCTGTAAGTCCAACAATGTGTTTCTGAAAATCTTTTGCCACTGTTCGTCAACCGATGAATGGGAAGGCTTCAGAAACCGGACGAGCCAGAAGACCTGCCATAATCGGTTTTAATTAGACTTTCGGGAGTTGAAGTCTGGTTCGCGATTGAATCTGGTTATTTCTTTTGTTTTCAGGGATTTCTGTCTGCGTACCTCTTTTCTTCCGTAAAAGTTTTGATTAACAACTAATACAAGAAAAGATATGAAAGCAAAATTAATCGGACGCACATCCGTTCGTGACAACATTAAATTAAGCGAGAATCCCTCGTATCCTGTTTTTCGTGAATTATACGAAAAGCAAAAGAAAGCTATTTGGTTTCCTGAAGAACTCAATATTCAGCAAGATGCACTGGATTATCATCATCTTTCAACTGAAGAAAAAGATTTGTTCGATACAGCCGTTGGCTATTTTTCATCGTCAGAATTACTGGTGCAAAACGTATTGGTCAATGCTTTCTTCCCGTTGCTTACCGATCCGCATGCGAAGATGAGTTTCAGCACACAGCTTTTTATGGAGAACATTCACAGCGATTTTTTCGAGAGTGTGCTGCAATCGTTTGGAATGGATCATGCTGCCATGTACGACGTAGCGTTCAGCGATCCGTACCTGCGAAAAAAGCAATCGTTAATTGTGGAAGAAATTGATAAAATCAGTTACGGACAAATCAATCCCGAAACGCTGGAAGGACAGAAGCAAATTTTGCGTGCCATTCTTCTGAACAACATTGTGCTGGAAGGTATTTTCTTTTATTCGAGTTTCGCCCACTTTTTTGCGATGAAAGAAATGGGTAAAATGAAAAATGTAGCCTCGGGCGTTGAGTTAATTCTAATTGATGAATCGCTTCACCTGCAAAACGGAATTGAAGCCATTTTGATTATGCTTGATGAAAGTCCGGAAATTGTGGAAGACGAAGAATTTGTAGCCGAAATGCGCAACATCATTCTGAAAGGATTGCAGTTGGAACTGGATTACATTCGCTCCAAATTTGGTCAGCGCAGTTTGTTAGGAATGTCGTATCCTGAATTGGAAAAATACCTGAAATACATTACCGACCGCCGTTTGGTGGAACTCGGTTTCGATCCTGAATTCAACATTACGGAAAATCCTCTTCGTTTTCTTCAGAAAGAAGATATGAAAAAACTGATCAACTTTTTTGAAGTGTCATCCACCGAATACACCAATTATTAAACATTGAAAAACATGCACAGAACCGTTATAAAGAGAGATGGAAGCGAAGAACGTTTTCGTACGCAGGAGATTATCAATGCCATTTTTGAGATCATCAAAGGCATGGAAGTGGAAGACGATTATGAATTGGTTTTTAAAATTATAAAAGAACTCGACCTAAAAGTTCCGGAGCGTGTCACAACAGAAGAACTCGACGTGTTAGTATTGAAAGCTATCGAACATCTGATTCCGAAGCACCCCATTTACGATACTCTGGCAACTTTGCAATTGTTGAAATTAATCAATAAACGCATCGACCGGAAATTTAAATCGTTTTCAGATTACCTGAAATTCAACATCGAAAGTGGCTATTTAAAACAGGAACTGGCTGAATTTAATTTACAGAAGATTGAAAATGCCATCGATTATAAAAATGATCGCCTGCTTGATTATTTTGGGTTAACAACTTTGCGTGACCGATACCTATCGAAAGACACCGAACAGGAAGTGATTGAAAAGCCACAGTGGTTTTTTATGCGAGTGGCAATGGGAATTGGAAATGATGAGCCGCAGGTAATTGCGATCTACGAAAAGATGTCGCGTCTCGAATACTTACACTCCACCCCTACTTTATTTAATTCCGGAACCAGTGTCTCGCAATATTCATCTTGCTATGTCAATGTGGTAGACGACTCGCTGGCTGCAATCACCGATAAATTGACAGAAACAGCTTTTCTCGCAAAATATGCTGGTGGCGTAGGAACGGATGTTAGCCGGGTACGTGCAACCGGATCGCATATTAAGTCACTCAATGCGAAATCGTCAGGCGTTATCCCGTTCATCAAAGTATTTGATACCATGGTTAACTCCATTCAGCAAGGAGGACGCCGGCGCAGCTCGCAGGTTATTTCGCTCCAGCCCTGGCATTACGATATCGAAGCTTTTATGGAACTACGCGAAACTACCGGAAACGCCTATTTCCGCACCCCATCGTTGAATACCAAACTATGGATGCCCGATGAAATGATGCGCCGCATTGAGAAAGACGAACCCATTTATTTGTTTGATCCGGGTGAGTGCCCTGAATTGATAGATGCCATTGGTAACGATTTTGCGGCGAAATACAAAGCACGGATTCTTCAGGCAGAAACCGGCGAACTAAAACTTTTCAAAAAGTTGCAAGGACGCGACTTCTTTAAGAAATACCTGTTTAAACTGGCAAAAACAGGTCACCCGTGGCTAACGTTTAAAGATGCCCACAACCGGCACAATCCGTGTCCAAATTATAGTGTGATTAACAGTTCTAACTTGTGTACGGAAATAGCCATTCCAAACAAGCCCGATTCAACGGCGGTGTGTACCCTGGCCTCCATAAACCTTTCGAAACACATAAATAATGATTACACTGATTTTAATTGGAAGCAGCTGGAAGAAACCATTCGGATTATTGTAAAAGCGCTGGACAATGTACTGGATAAGAACTTTTATCCCACCGAAGCCAGCCGAAAAAATACGATGGACTTACGCCCGCTGGGAATTGGAATCATGGGATTTGCAGAAGCATTGGTGCAGCTAAGAGTGGCATATGACTCAAGCAAAGCAGTAGAAATTGCTCAAAAACTGGGACAGTTTTTCAAAGAGAAAGCCTATAATGCATCCGAGAAACTAGCTGCTGAAAAAGGCGCTTTCGCCCATTACGATGAGATGAAAAAAGCAGGTGTCCCCTATAATTATTCGGCGCGCCGAAATGCTGTTTTACTGGCCATTGCGCCCACGGCAACCATTTCCATTATTTCGGGAACAACATCGTCGATCGATAGTTATTTCAGCAACTTGTATTCGCGCGATACGCTATCAGGAAAATATATTGTCATCAATAAACGCCTCATTCAGGATTTGGAAAGTAAAGGACTTTGGAATGAAGAAATTGCTGACGCCATTAAACGAAACAATGGTTCGGTGCAGCACATCGAAGCCTTGCAGGGAAAAATTGACATCGACCTTTATAAAACAACTTACGAAGTGCATCCGAAACGACAAATAAATATTGCTGCTGCTTTCCAGGAATCCGTAGATCAGGCAGTTTCAAAATCAATTTACATTGATGAGCAGTTGCGTGCCGAAATGGAGGACATCTATTTGTATGCATGGAAAAAAGAATTGAAATCAACCTATTATTGCTTTATCGATAAAGTTATAAAAGGGGAAAAATATACTTCTGAAGTAAATAAACGCGGAGCACGCAAAGGATTTGGGCGCTCGAAGCCACAAGCTGTTCATTCAAATGGCTCGGCAAAGATCGAATCAGAAATGCAGCTGAATGAAGTAGAATTGAAAGCGCGAGAAAAATTCGGAGACGAAGTGGTTGACGAAGTGATGAACAGCAATGGCGATAGCTGTCCTACTGATCCGATGCTGGCCAAGTTGTGCCCAAGTTGTGAGTAACAAATAAAAACCCAAAATTAATTATATAAGAAATAAACTATGAGTAGTGCTGAAATAACCATTGTAAAAAGGGATGGAAAAGAAGTATCTTTTTCGATCGATAAAATCAAGAATGCCATTCGGAAGGCATTTCTTTCGGTAGGAAGTTTTGCCAGCGACGAAGACCTGACAAATATTTTACACCGCGTAACAGTTCGGCAGGGAATGAATGTGGAAGATATTCAGAACCAGGTGGAACGATCGCTGATGGCAGAGAACTACTTTGCAGTGGCAAAAGCATACATGCTTTATCGGAAAAAACATTCGGAAGACCGCGAAACACGCGACCGGATTAAATTTTTAATTGATTATTGTGCTGCAGGAAATGCAGCTTCGGGAAGTAAATTCGATGCCAATGCAAATGTTGACAAAAAGAACATTGCAACGCTGATTGGCGAACTCCCCAAAGGGAATTTCATACGATTGAACCGGCGTTTGCTCACCGACCGGATTACTGAAGTATACGGCAAAGAGTTGTCTGACAAATATCTCAACTTCCTGAATCAACACTTTATTTATAAAAATGATGAAACCAGCCTCGCACCGTATTGTGCCAGTATCACCATGTACCCGTGGTTGTTGGAAGGAACATCTAAAATTGGCGGGAATTCAACGGCACCAACCAATTTGAAATCGTTTTGCGGAGGTTTTATCAACATGGTATTTATTGTGTCGAGCATGTTGAGCGGCGCCTGTGCCACTCCCGAGTTTCTGATGTACATGAACTATTTTGTTGGCAAAGAGTATGGGAACGATTATTACACGCGAAGCGAAGAAACAGCTGATTTATCGAAACGAAAACGCTCTATTGACAAAGTAATTACCGACTGCTTTGAACAGATTGTATATTCGCTGAACCAGCCAACTGGTGCGCGTAATTTTCAGGCCGTTTTCTGGAATATTGCATACTACGACAAATATTACTTCGAAAGCCTGTTCGGCGAATTTGTTTTCCCCGATGGAAGCAAGCCTCACTGGGAATCGTTGAACTGGTTACAAAAGCGTTTTATGAATTGGTTCAACCAGGAGCGAACAAAAACCATGCTTACTTTTCCGGTTGAAACCATGGCATTGCTCGCTGAAAAAGGCGATGTGAAAGACAAAGAATACGGCGAATTTACCTCTCACATGTACGCTGAAGGACACTCCTTTTTTACTTATTTGAGTGACAATGCCGACAGCTTGAGTTCGTGCTGCCGTTTGCGAAACGAAATTCAGGATAACGGCTTTAGCTACACGTTAGGTGCTGGGGGCGTTTCAACAGGCTCGAAAAGTGTACTAACCATCAACCTCAACCGCTGTATTCAGCAGGCTAAAAAAGAGCGCATTCCTTACATCAATTTCCTTGAGGAAGTGGTTGATCTCGTTCACAAAGTTCAGTTAGGTTACAACGAAAACCTAAAAGAACTGCAGGAAAAAGGAATGCTTCCGCTGTTCGATGCCGGCTATATCAACATGGGGCGCCAGTACCTTACCATTGGCGTAAACGGCCTGGTTGAAGCTGCTGAGTTTTTAGGAATCGAAATAAACGACAATCCAGAATATGCCGCGTTTACAAGCGAGATACTTGGTTTAATTGAAACCTACAACAAAAAATACCGCACCAAAGAGACCTTGTTTAATTGTGAGATGATTCCGGCTGAAAACGTGGGTGTTAAACATGCCAAATGGGACAGAGAGGATGGTTATTTTGTGCCGCGCGATTGTTACAACAGTTATTTTTATGTGGTAGAAGATGAGTCGCTGAATGTGATTGACCGATTCAAGGTTCATGGAAAAAAATACATCGAACACCTTACCGGGGGCTCTGCCTTACATATGAATTTAGAAGAACACTTGAGTCCCACACAATATCGCCAGTTGTTGCGTGTAGCTGCAACCGAAGGGTGTAATTATTTCACCTTTAATATACCCAATACCATTTGCAATGAATGTGGACATATTGATAAGCGTTACCTAAAAGAATGTCCGAAATGCAAAAGCAAAAACATCGACTACTTAACACGTATCATCGGGTATATGAAACGAGTAAGCAGTTTCTCGGATGCACGCCAAAAAGAAGCCGCAAAACGTTACTACGCTCAAAAGAATAAAGAAGAAAAAGTGGAAGAATATGCTTAAATATTATAACTACGATATTGTTTTTCAGGAAATTCCCAACGAGGTTACACTGGCAGTAAATATCACCAATTGCCCCAATCGTTGTAAAGGATGCCATAGTCCGCATCTACAAAAAGATATTGGCGAAGAACTGAACGAAGAACGCATCATATCCTTAATGGAAAAATATGCTGCAGCAATTACCTGTTTTTGTTTTATGGGTGGCGACGGAGATCCTCACAGAGTGGCAGAGTTGGCGAACTTTATACGTTTTCATTATCCTGAAACAAAAACTGCATGGTACTCCGGTTGTGCCCGCCTGCCCGAAACATTTGACAGCACCAACTTTCAATACATAAAACTAGGTGGGTATGTTGAAGGTTTAGGAAATCTGAAAACGGAAACTACCAATCAGCATCTGTTTGAAATACAAGAAGATGGTTATATGAAAGATGTAAGCTATTTGTTCAAATAATGTAACAACAAAATGAAAAAGAACCTTTCGGATATGATGTGTCT
Proteins encoded in this region:
- a CDS encoding ribonucleoside-diphosphate reductase subunit alpha, yielding MHRTVIKRDGSEERFRTQEIINAIFEIIKGMEVEDDYELVFKIIKELDLKVPERVTTEELDVLVLKAIEHLIPKHPIYDTLATLQLLKLINKRIDRKFKSFSDYLKFNIESGYLKQELAEFNLQKIENAIDYKNDRLLDYFGLTTLRDRYLSKDTEQEVIEKPQWFFMRVAMGIGNDEPQVIAIYEKMSRLEYLHSTPTLFNSGTSVSQYSSCYVNVVDDSLAAITDKLTETAFLAKYAGGVGTDVSRVRATGSHIKSLNAKSSGVIPFIKVFDTMVNSIQQGGRRRSSQVISLQPWHYDIEAFMELRETTGNAYFRTPSLNTKLWMPDEMMRRIEKDEPIYLFDPGECPELIDAIGNDFAAKYKARILQAETGELKLFKKLQGRDFFKKYLFKLAKTGHPWLTFKDAHNRHNPCPNYSVINSSNLCTEIAIPNKPDSTAVCTLASINLSKHINNDYTDFNWKQLEETIRIIVKALDNVLDKNFYPTEASRKNTMDLRPLGIGIMGFAEALVQLRVAYDSSKAVEIAQKLGQFFKEKAYNASEKLAAEKGAFAHYDEMKKAGVPYNYSARRNAVLLAIAPTATISIISGTTSSIDSYFSNLYSRDTLSGKYIVINKRLIQDLESKGLWNEEIADAIKRNNGSVQHIEALQGKIDIDLYKTTYEVHPKRQINIAAAFQESVDQAVSKSIYIDEQLRAEMEDIYLYAWKKELKSTYYCFIDKVIKGEKYTSEVNKRGARKGFGRSKPQAVHSNGSAKIESEMQLNEVELKAREKFGDEVVDEVMNSNGDSCPTDPMLAKLCPSCE
- a CDS encoding ribonucleotide-diphosphate reductase subunit beta, whose translation is MKAKLIGRTSVRDNIKLSENPSYPVFRELYEKQKKAIWFPEELNIQQDALDYHHLSTEEKDLFDTAVGYFSSSELLVQNVLVNAFFPLLTDPHAKMSFSTQLFMENIHSDFFESVLQSFGMDHAAMYDVAFSDPYLRKKQSLIVEEIDKISYGQINPETLEGQKQILRAILLNNIVLEGIFFYSSFAHFFAMKEMGKMKNVASGVELILIDESLHLQNGIEAILIMLDESPEIVEDEEFVAEMRNIILKGLQLELDYIRSKFGQRSLLGMSYPELEKYLKYITDRRLVELGFDPEFNITENPLRFLQKEDMKKLINFFEVSSTEYTNY
- the nrdD gene encoding anaerobic ribonucleoside-triphosphate reductase, producing MSSAEITIVKRDGKEVSFSIDKIKNAIRKAFLSVGSFASDEDLTNILHRVTVRQGMNVEDIQNQVERSLMAENYFAVAKAYMLYRKKHSEDRETRDRIKFLIDYCAAGNAASGSKFDANANVDKKNIATLIGELPKGNFIRLNRRLLTDRITEVYGKELSDKYLNFLNQHFIYKNDETSLAPYCASITMYPWLLEGTSKIGGNSTAPTNLKSFCGGFINMVFIVSSMLSGACATPEFLMYMNYFVGKEYGNDYYTRSEETADLSKRKRSIDKVITDCFEQIVYSLNQPTGARNFQAVFWNIAYYDKYYFESLFGEFVFPDGSKPHWESLNWLQKRFMNWFNQERTKTMLTFPVETMALLAEKGDVKDKEYGEFTSHMYAEGHSFFTYLSDNADSLSSCCRLRNEIQDNGFSYTLGAGGVSTGSKSVLTINLNRCIQQAKKERIPYINFLEEVVDLVHKVQLGYNENLKELQEKGMLPLFDAGYINMGRQYLTIGVNGLVEAAEFLGIEINDNPEYAAFTSEILGLIETYNKKYRTKETLFNCEMIPAENVGVKHAKWDREDGYFVPRDCYNSYFYVVEDESLNVIDRFKVHGKKYIEHLTGGSALHMNLEEHLSPTQYRQLLRVAATEGCNYFTFNIPNTICNECGHIDKRYLKECPKCKSKNIDYLTRIIGYMKRVSSFSDARQKEAAKRYYAQKNKEEKVEEYA
- a CDS encoding GNAT family N-acetyltransferase, with protein sequence MKHKKSETISRFVNEMYILLIGIGLGNMIFRNTKRFNFSEIDGFVDVLLGLFVIYVAIRYWLDWIEYIQEEVKTTKREFILDFLILINILLLFSFFYKINTLILLMLSVSTFDLIWTLNYIFENRNENNLKFVNMRNWIIEKLINIIIWGCTSVFILGLNIESYLLNAAIVISAYSLTRIIGFSTLRTNTNQLKIEQAVEENLETIASIHNRNILKRNAIIETDGGFLLSPINVDNLKDRIKNNSSSFYVCKLRNRKPDRVIGFMEIVDQNSTYLDKLLQHTDWLDDEHLKLIKRNKHVHILTIASDIDYRGMGVGSSLYEFIEEEFPFGIYSAFIAIEPHRNKASITFHEKNGFMTAGSYTSKEFEGLKDYKSLFYIKKSIDFTDT
- a CDS encoding 4Fe-4S cluster-binding domain-containing protein — encoded protein: MLKYYNYDIVFQEIPNEVTLAVNITNCPNRCKGCHSPHLQKDIGEELNEERIISLMEKYAAAITCFCFMGGDGDPHRVAELANFIRFHYPETKTAWYSGCARLPETFDSTNFQYIKLGGYVEGLGNLKTETTNQHLFEIQEDGYMKDVSYLFK